The sequence CAAATTGCTCTAGCTCCAAGTAGCTAAAGCTGAGCCCACCCACCTGGATTAATTCCGGGGAAAAATTCAACCGGGACCCCGAAAGCGGGGTCAAAATTTTGGTGAACTTGCTTCATTTTCTCCTCTTTTATTGGTATAATCTAAATGCTTTGCGCCGTCTTAGCTCAGCGGTAGAGCAGCTGTTTTGTAAACAGCAGGTCTAGGGTTCGAATCCCTAAGACGGCTCCAGATATAATATATAAGAATTAATCTTGTTTAGAATTTAGTGCTTAGAATTTAGAATTTTTCTAGCTGGGGTGGCGGAGTGGTCAAACGCAATCCCGCCAACGGCGGGATAAAACTGTCGCAGCTCAGACTCCTAATAATATGACTTTCTGGGTATACATCTTGGAAAGCCTAAAAAATGGCAGAAGGTATATAGGAACATCCAGCAACCCGAAAAAAAGACTTGAACAACACAATCTCGGTAAAACAAGATCAACCAAACCTTATATACCATATAAAATAATACACCTTGAGAAATTTGAAACTAAAAAGCAAGCTCTAATAAGAGAAAGAAAACTAAAATCATACAAAGGTGGAGAAGCCTTAAAAAAACTGATAAAATAAACCTTGAAAACTAAAGCTGGGGTGGCGGAGTGGTCAAACGCAATCCCGCCAACGGCGGGATAAAACTGTCGCCTCCCCAAAGAAGAACAAGATAAAACTAAAGCTGGGGTGGCGGAGTGGTCAAACGCAACAGTCTGTAAAACTGTCGCCCGTATGGGCTACCCAGGTTCGAATCCTGGCCCCAGCACAAATGGACAGGGTCAAACCCTGTTTACCCTAACTATTATCTTTTGCCACAAGCAACAATTCTGCACCAATATCTCTAATTCTTAACACAGCTTGAGATATACTTTTATTACTCACCATCGCACCCATAAAAAAAGTTTTTCCATTATATCTAAAAACACCACAGTCATTTATAAAATAAAACGATCCATCTTTCTTGGTACCAGACTTACAACCCAAAATTTCCAATTCTTTTTGATCAAAGAGATAGTATATGTTGCGAGAGGTTCTAAGTTTTTCTCTCAAAAAATCCCAATAGTCTCCCCTTCTCTCATAATAAATATTCCTAAAGAGTGTAAGAAGGTCTTGCAAAGAAAACTTATTGAGATATTGTCCGTCCTCAGAGATTAATTTTAAGTTTTTAAGCCCCCAAACTTTTTTTGCTGTTTTCTCTAACATTTTTCTTGAGCTAAAAAACAGCCTAGACAATATAGAAGCTGAAGAATTACAACTATACTTGACCATCAAACCAACAAGAGTTAGCACATCAAGACTTATACTATTGTTCTCCCCAACCAAATCCGCCAAAACATCTGTGCCATAAAAATCTAAATCTTCCTTTTTGATCAAGACCTGCTGATTATTTATTTCACCGGTTTCCAACAGCCGAATAACCTCCGCTGCCAGATAAACTTTGGCTACACTCGCAACTTCCCTTGCAACACTCGAATCTTTATCAGCCAAAATCTTTGCCCCTGAAGAATCAAACCTGACCAATAAAAATGATTCTTCCATTTGAATGCTCATTTACTCAACTACCACTGGCACTGATATCCCTGTACCTGCATTAATTTTCCCTTTAGATCTGCCAAATTGCTCACTTGTACAACCAAATGCCTCCAAACTAATTCTTATTCTATCATCAAATCCTTTAAACCAATACACTCTAAGCAAAATCTTCAAATCTGTTTTACTATTACCCACCGACAACCTAGCAGTAATAGGACTAACGTCCTCTTGGCATAACCAAACAACTTGCTCGGCAGGAACTCTTTCAAGAAAATCAGCTATTTCTTTAATCCTCAACGCATCTCCACCACTCTTACCTAATAGTAAGCTACTTGCCTGGCCAAAATCCCTTGCTATTAGAGATCGTAAAACATCTTTAGCCCACCTTTTAATCTCAGTATATTTAACAACATAAGCCTCACCTGCAGCTTCAAGTTTAATCCAAGGATGCTTTATTATCTGTTCTTCAGTAACATCAGTCCCCAAAACTATCTGCCCTGGAAACAATTGTGGTTCTACATTTACTAAATGTCTCATAAAACCGCGGTAACCGAAATATGAAGAGATCAAAGGATTAATTACGGGTATTTTTTCCTTCCTTATTATCTCCTCCAACTCCGGATACTTGGATGTAAAGATGTTGTTACTACAAAATCTCAAGATAATATAGGGAGTAAAACTCCCAAAATTATATTTATTGACAAAAGCCTCTGCATCACAAAAGACAGCCTCCATCCCACTATCTGACAGCTTGGAGACCACCCTTTCATAGGCTCTCCAAAAAGGGTTCTTTCGACTACCTAGAATTAAAATTCGACTGTAATTTTCCCCCTTTAGATAATCTACTAGATGTCCCAACAAACTAGGTTGGTCGTGTATACCCAAGATATCTTGCCTAAGATCCTGCAAACCCATAGCTTGAACCCTCGGATTTACTTCAAGTATCTTAAAACTACCATCCTCACCTTTATAAATATCAAGACCTCCATACCTCATTTCTGAATTACCATAACTATCTATCTGTCTACATCTACCCAGCACCCATAAGTCAGCTCCAATCACAGACGCACTACCCCGGCCATCAAAATCAAAATTATCAATAAGACTAACTACTTTTTCTGAAATCAATTGGAGTTTTAGATACTCATCTTTAGTGACTACCAACGGTTCGTCGGCAACAAGATTCTCCTGGGGGATCTCACCCTCAGCACCAAAGAGAATACGATTCTTTGAATCACTATGATTTTCAAGCCAAATTTCAGTTGCCATAAAACAGCTTATTTACACTTATAGGATATATTATATACGCCTTTCACAAAAAATCAATCAGTTTCTTAATTTTATTCAAACTAAACTTAAAACAGCTTCTACCTCTATTTTCAATAACAAAACAAACTTAAGATAAAGTGTGATATACTTACTCCAGCTGGAATTTTTGATATTAATTCAAACAATGAAGGCTAATTTATTTGATTATTTCCTCCCTCAAAATTTAATTGCCCAAAAGCCAGCTAATCCAAGAGATAGCTCCAGACTTTTGGTTTTAGACCGAAATAAAGGCGAAATAAGCCATCATATATTTAGAGATATTGTTAAATTCCTAAATAAAGGCGATGTTTTAGTCTTCAACGACACCAAAGTTTTCCCTGCAAGGATTATGGCCAAAAAGGAAACTGGCGGAAAAATTGAGATACTTTTTCTTGAAGAAATCTCTCCGCAAATATGGCAAGTCCTAACCAAGCCAGCAGTAAAAAAGGGCAAAAAAATAATTTTCAAAAACAAAACTTTTGAATGTGTTGAAAGCGGTTTAAGAACCTTAGTTAAAACAGATATGGATAAAGAAAAACTACTTCCTTTTCTCAAAAAATTTGGCAAAACTCCCCTACCCCCCTATATTAAAAACGGCCAAAAAGAATCCTACTTGAGACGAGTCTATCAAACAGTCTACGCTCAAAAAGAAGGTTCTGCTGCCGCGCCAACTGCAGGCTTTCACTTTACCCAAAGTCTAATAGAAAAAATCAAAAACAAGGGTGTAAAAATCGAGTTTGTCACCCTGCATGTTGGCCTTGACACTTTTGTCCCAATCAAAACCGAAAATCTGGAAGATCATAAAATGCACTCTGAATATTTTGAGATCAAAAAAGAAACAATTAAAAATCTGCTTGAAGCAAAAAGTAAAGGAAAAAGAATAATTGCTGTTGGCACAACCACTGTGCGAGCTCTTGAAACATTAGCTTCTGACAAGGTCCGTCCTTGTCAAGGAAAAACAGACATCTTTATCTATCCACCTTATAAATTTAAATTAACAGATGCGCTTATTACCAATTTTCACCTGCCAAAATCAACCTTGCTTGCACTTGTTTCAGCTTTCACCTCTTACCCCCAAACCAAAGACAAATTTAAAAGCTTCCAAAAAAGCCTAATTGGCAAAGCCTACAAGGAAGCTGTTAAAGAAAATTACCGCTTTTACTCTTTTGGAGATGCCTGCTTGATACTATAGAACAGAACCTTTATAATCTTCTTGTTGCCTGGATAGCTCAGTCGGCAGAGCGCATTCTTGGTAAGAATGAGGTCTCGGGTTCGATTCCCGATCCAGGCTCCCACAATAAAGCAAAATAAACCCTGCTTGCTTCTAGCAAGAGAGCGCATTCTTGACCTTACGGCGACTTGAAGTCTAAAGAATGAGGTCTTGAGTTGGATTCCCGATCCAGGCTCACAAAATAAAGCAAAAAACCCTGCTTGCTTTTATTGCTCTCCAACAATATTCGATGTTTCAAGCTGATCCACATCCGATATGGTTTAGACTGCCACCTTAAAATTTTCCCCAATTGAAAAAAAATAAGCTTCTGATAAAATAAAAAGCATGGCAAAAAAGGGAGCAAGAGAAATAGTTGGTTTAATCTGTAAAGATTGCGGAAGCCAAAACTATGTAACCAGCCGCAATAAAGTTAATATGGAAAAAAAGCTGGAGATAAAAAAGTTCTGTCCAAAATGCAAAAAACACACCCTTCACAAAGAAACAAATAAACTCAAATAAGCAAATGGAGTCAAAAGAATATTTTAGAAGACCCTATGTAGAAGTCAAGGCCGACCCCTCCCCTAGCGAATTTAAAAAAATAATTGAAGGCAAAAGAACTATTCTTGAAGTGGGATGTGGCGAAACAAATCCTGCAAGAGGAATCTATCCCCGCTGCTCTTGGAAAACAGACTCGCCCGATATTGTGTGGGTGGGCTGTGACCCCAAAGCCATAGCCGAATCCAACGGAAAAGTATTCATTCAACCTAATCAAAAAACAGACCCAAATAATATGATATTTTTTACAAGAGAGGTCGACAATTTGCCCCCCTTTAGCCCAAATTACATCTCATTAGTTGCCCCAAACCCAGAAGACATAGCAAGAGGATTGCTATATGATCTCGAAAGATTTCTCAACAGAAGCGGACAAGTTGTTGTGATAGTTCTTGATAACAGAACTTGGGAAAGCAGAATACATGGCCGACAAGCTATTCAAGAAATAAATCGATGGGCAAGAAATAATAGGTTTGAAGTAATAGAAAGCAGAAAACCAGCAGAGTTTTCTCCCAACTCTGCAGATCTGGGGATATCAGGAAACAAATGGTTTGTCTTCAAAAAGAGATAAATAATTTTGAATGTAGAGTTAATCTTATCTGTTGGAATTCAAAAAATCGATTACAAAAACAATCTTTGATATAATTAAACTAGTAGGGCTGTAGTTAAATGGCATAACAGCGGTCTCCAAAACCGCTATTGGGGGTTCGATTCCCTCCAGCCCTGCCTAAAAATCTAATCCACAATCCACACAATCCGCATCGGATGTGGATTAAATTGATACATCGGATTTAACGCGGCAACCACACAATGCTCGACGACTCTCAAGGGAGAGGAGGTGAAAAGGGTGAAAGACGAAACAATTTTGAAACAAAAGAAAACTTCATCTCCTCTGCCAAAAGACGAAAGTAGCGACTGGTATCCCGTTGGAGCATTTATTACCGGAGTATTAATATTTGTGAGCATCTGGATTTATGCTATATCAGAATGGGGCCTTCTTTTAGGTCTAATGTTTGGCTGGATACCAGCTACCATAGGTGGAGTCGTTGGTGGGTTCCTCTGGCCAATTATTGCTCTTATTATAGTGTGGATCATTATCTCTTCCAGGTAAACATTTTAGAGCAAAAGATTAAGAGGGGTCTAACAAACACTAAACAGCAAAACACAACAAGCTGAGTTTTGTATTAAAAAGATAAACCATTCGGATGTAGATTAACCTGACACATTGGGATTCACAACCCCAGAAAGAAAGATTCTTAAAGTCATTGACTTAAGGCAAGTATAGGTGTATAAACTAATCAATGGCCTCCAAAGGGCAAACCAATGTAATAATGGCAATAGTAATTGTTCTTCTTCTTGGAGTCACCGGGCTTCTTGTTTATCAAAACCTTCAGCTCCAACAATTAATAAAAAATAAACCAGAAAATCAAACTGAAGTAGAAGAGACTGTTGAGACACCAACTCAAGAAACAACAATTTCAGCAACTCCAACCCCCTCTCCCATCCCAACTACAAGCGTTCCCGCCGGCTGGCAGATTTATAAAAATGAAAAATACGGCTTTCAAATCGCCTATCCGCCAAAATACAAAGCCCTAACAGATAAAGAAAATCTTTACGGCTGGCCAAATGCGGTAGTCTTAATTTATTCAGGCGGACAATCCTACGACCTGCCAATAGAAGTCTGGAACTCTGAATCAGAGTATCAAGCAAAGTATAAAAATGAGCCAAATTTAGTAGTTAAAAAGGTAAACGGCAAATTTATAACTCTTCTTAACGCAAATCAAT comes from Patescibacteria group bacterium and encodes:
- the queA gene encoding S-adenosylmethionine:tRNA ribosyltransferase-isomerase, with the translated sequence MKANLFDYFLPQNLIAQKPANPRDSSRLLVLDRNKGEISHHIFRDIVKFLNKGDVLVFNDTKVFPARIMAKKETGGKIEILFLEEISPQIWQVLTKPAVKKGKKIIFKNKTFECVESGLRTLVKTDMDKEKLLPFLKKFGKTPLPPYIKNGQKESYLRRVYQTVYAQKEGSAAAPTAGFHFTQSLIEKIKNKGVKIEFVTLHVGLDTFVPIKTENLEDHKMHSEYFEIKKETIKNLLEAKSKGKRIIAVGTTTVRALETLASDKVRPCQGKTDIFIYPPYKFKLTDALITNFHLPKSTLLALVSAFTSYPQTKDKFKSFQKSLIGKAYKEAVKENYRFYSFGDACLIL